AAATTAATCTCCGCTCTTCTCAGCCTATTCATCGTTCTCGGGGTTCACTACCTCCTCACTAAGACTTGGGTCGGTCTAGCTATTAGGGCTACCGCGTATGATAGGGAAGTAGCTTCTTTAATGGGTATTAACGTAGGTAAGGTATTCTTGTTAGTCTTTAGTCTTGGTATAGCTCTCACAGGCCTCGCGGCATCTCTCTGGATGACTTTCGGTCAGGCTGACCCCTACATAGGCTCCTCATTCGGTCTCTTAACTTGGGTCATAATAGCGTTAGGTGGTTTAGGCGGAGTTTCAGGTCTTCTAGCGTCTAGCGTGATCGTAGGCGTGATACAGTCTTTGACAATGACTTTAGTCTCACCAACTGTGAGTTTAGCAATACCTTACGTAGTCTTCATAATAGTGTTGTGGTTTAGACCTCAAGGACTCTTTGGTAAGGGGTGACTCAAGTGAACTCAAGAAACATATTCTCTATAGTATTGCCTTCACTCATTGTCGTGCTTGCTGGCGCAACCATACCGTTCTTAGTAGGCTTTAATCAGTACTACGTGTTGCTGGCTCTCCAGTCAGTCATAATGGCCTCGATTGCTCTAGCGTGGAATATAATAGGAGGGTATGCTGGTCAGCTAGACCTCGCTTCATTCGCTTACATAGGTCTTGGAGGAATACTAGCAACTATGCTCATGATAGAGCATAACATAACACCGTGGCTCGGCATGTTTTTGGGTGCTGGGGTTTCAGCTGCTTTAGCGTTCATTATAGGATTCCCTCTATTTCGTTTTGGTATAAAGGGTGTTTGGTATGCTCTATCAACCGCCGCACTGGTAGTGATACTGCATGAAGCCTCTATAATGGTCTTAGGGCCTTTCGACTACTATATACCGTTTGTTGAGGGCTGGTACTACATTAGATTCAGGACGTGGGAGAATCTCTACTACTTCAGTTTAGCAGTGCTAGCTTTCATTATCTCGCTGAATCTCTACATAAGCAGAAGCAAATTAGGCTATTACTTAAAGGCTATAAGAGAAGATGAGGTAGCTGCTGAAGCTGTAGGCATAAACGTGAGAAAATATAAGTTGCTAGCCTTAGTAATTTACGCGTCTATCTTAGGGTTCATCGGCTACCTATACATAGTATCTCAGAGAACCTTCTCGTATAACACGTTCAGCGGTCCTCAATCAGTTTACGTAGCTATAATAGGAATTGTGGGGGGGCTGGGCTCTGTTAGCGGAGTATTTTCAGCAGCTCTAATACTCAAGATTGTTGAGGAGTACCTTAGGGGGTACTTAGGCGGTGTATTGCCGGGTCTCCACCTGCTATTATTTGGCACTTTGCTCATAGTCGTGGGTATTCTAAGACCTGAAGGACTTTCATCACTTACAGACACGCTCACAAGAAAAATTAAGGTGAAAGTATTGAGGTGGTACACGTGAGTAACGCAGTACTCCTCGAAGTAGATAGCTTGAGTAAGCGTTTCGGCGGCATCGTAGCTCTCAACAACGTTAGTTTAAGAATTAACGAGGGAGAGATAGTCGGTATAATAGGTCCTAACGGGGCGGGCAAAACAACGCTAGTAAATTGTGTGACGGGCATCTACAAGCCAGATAGCGGGAAAGTTATCTTCTTAGGAGAAGATATAACTGGTAAACCCCCACATGTCATAGCGGTTAAGGGCATCGCGAGAACTTGGCAAAAGATAAGACCCTTCTACAACATGTCAGTCATCGAAGCAGTTACTGCCGGGGCTTTGTTAAGAACTAAAGATGTTCTGAGAGCTAGAGAGGAGGCTACGGAAGTACTAGAGTTCATAGGCTTCCCTAGAAGCAAGTTTGAGATGCTTGGTAAGAACATTACCTTAATAGAACACAAGCTAGTGGATTTGGCTAGGGCTATAGCTACTAAACCTAAGCTCTTATTCTTGGATGAAGTAGTTGCTGGGTTAAGGCCTCACGAAGTTGACGTTATAGCTGACGTAGTCAAAAAGATAAACAGAGAGATGAAGATAACTTTAGGCGTGATAGAACACGTCATGAGGTTTGTAATGAATATTAGTGATAGGATAGTAGTACTGCATGAGGGTAGACTGCTAACACACGGGACTCCCGCTGAGGTCGCGAGAGACCCCTTAGTGGTAGAAGCTTACTTAGGTACTAAGCCTGTTTAGGTGGTTCCTCATGAGCAACACGTTACTCGAGTTAAAAGATGTAGAAGCGGGCTACGGAGTCTTCAGAGTTCTCCACGGCGTGAGTCTCAAAGTAGATAAGGGAGAAATCGTAGCGTTAGTAGGTCCTAACGGAGCGGGCAAGACAACGACGCTTAAGACCATAGTAGGTCTTACGAATCTATTCAAGGGCGAGATAGTATTCGAT
Above is a genomic segment from Zestosphaera sp. containing:
- a CDS encoding branched-chain amino acid ABC transporter permease, producing the protein MLPSPGLLFQSVLDGIFLGFLYSLIALGLSLVFGVMGIINFAHGDFIMLGSYLVWILANSLRSDPSLMSIATVPLFFVMGAAIYTAIIRPVLGKEPLIQIAVTVGVGYVLQNLALMMFRAEPRAVQTTYLNFYLNLGLVSVHVAKLISALLSLFIVLGVHYLLTKTWVGLAIRATAYDREVASLMGINVGKVFLLVFSLGIALTGLAASLWMTFGQADPYIGSSFGLLTWVIIALGGLGGVSGLLASSVIVGVIQSLTMTLVSPTVSLAIPYVVFIIVLWFRPQGLFGKG
- a CDS encoding branched-chain amino acid ABC transporter permease; this encodes MNSRNIFSIVLPSLIVVLAGATIPFLVGFNQYYVLLALQSVIMASIALAWNIIGGYAGQLDLASFAYIGLGGILATMLMIEHNITPWLGMFLGAGVSAALAFIIGFPLFRFGIKGVWYALSTAALVVILHEASIMVLGPFDYYIPFVEGWYYIRFRTWENLYYFSLAVLAFIISLNLYISRSKLGYYLKAIREDEVAAEAVGINVRKYKLLALVIYASILGFIGYLYIVSQRTFSYNTFSGPQSVYVAIIGIVGGLGSVSGVFSAALILKIVEEYLRGYLGGVLPGLHLLLFGTLLIVVGILRPEGLSSLTDTLTRKIKVKVLRWYT
- a CDS encoding ABC transporter ATP-binding protein; the encoded protein is MSNAVLLEVDSLSKRFGGIVALNNVSLRINEGEIVGIIGPNGAGKTTLVNCVTGIYKPDSGKVIFLGEDITGKPPHVIAVKGIARTWQKIRPFYNMSVIEAVTAGALLRTKDVLRAREEATEVLEFIGFPRSKFEMLGKNITLIEHKLVDLARAIATKPKLLFLDEVVAGLRPHEVDVIADVVKKINREMKITLGVIEHVMRFVMNISDRIVVLHEGRLLTHGTPAEVARDPLVVEAYLGTKPV